From Riemerella anatipestifer ATCC 11845 = DSM 15868, a single genomic window includes:
- a CDS encoding M1 family metallopeptidase, which yields MKKYFFLSLSLFLTSLGYAQKGKYYQQHASYNMDIDVDVNNYTYHGKQSVTYTNNSPDELKEVYFHLYWNAFKPNSMMDERVRNQGDNADKRLVEKNKAGKIVSRLASIPEGKEGNQKINWIKQNGKELQFEVQGTIMKVYLNQPIKPNSTTTFTMDWDANIPYQIRRAGRQNREGIEMTMTQWYPKLAEYDYDGWATFDYIGREFHAPFSDYNINIKIDPSYVIGAGGTLTNPTEVKGYSLQSKPKTDANGKATWNWTAKNILDFAWAADPDYSVEEFIVPDGPKVYFVYQKNEKTEYWKQAKPYVNKFFQIMNANFGRYVYPSYSFVQGGDGGMEYGMCTMILGEAKSLESLVGLMAHEGAHSWYQQMLATNESTTPWLDEGFTSYAEDFAMYQLFPPKEAWPNPFIGALEGYRKFVKTGKEEPAVWFADHHDDGTAYSVASYTKGELFLVQLGYIMGEDLLKTTLLKYYDEWHLKHPTDRDFLHIAQKISGMDLKWFKHYWINTTKTIDYAIKEVKYNPNSTTITLVNKGGVPMPIDFGVLTKDKKITSYHIPLNMMRTPKKSDFLGNFTTLDYWNWTSLEYTFEIPFNKEQISVLGIDFSQRLADVNPEDNFLEVK from the coding sequence ATGAAAAAATATTTTTTTCTATCATTATCGCTTTTTTTAACCTCGTTGGGATATGCACAAAAAGGTAAATACTACCAACAACACGCTAGCTACAATATGGATATTGATGTAGATGTTAATAACTACACTTACCACGGCAAGCAGTCCGTTACTTATACCAACAATTCTCCTGATGAGCTAAAGGAAGTTTACTTTCATCTCTATTGGAATGCCTTTAAACCAAACTCTATGATGGATGAAAGAGTAAGAAACCAAGGCGACAATGCTGACAAAAGGCTAGTAGAAAAAAATAAAGCAGGAAAAATAGTTTCTAGATTAGCTTCTATTCCTGAAGGGAAAGAAGGCAACCAAAAAATAAATTGGATTAAACAAAATGGTAAAGAGCTCCAGTTTGAAGTTCAAGGAACCATTATGAAGGTCTATCTTAATCAACCTATAAAACCAAACTCTACGACAACTTTCACTATGGATTGGGACGCCAATATCCCTTATCAAATCCGAAGAGCAGGAAGACAAAACCGAGAAGGCATAGAAATGACCATGACCCAATGGTACCCAAAACTAGCAGAATACGACTACGATGGCTGGGCAACTTTTGATTATATAGGGAGAGAGTTCCATGCTCCTTTTTCGGATTATAACATCAATATCAAAATAGACCCTAGCTATGTTATAGGTGCGGGTGGAACGCTTACAAACCCTACCGAAGTTAAAGGCTACTCTTTGCAGTCTAAACCTAAAACAGATGCCAATGGTAAAGCGACTTGGAATTGGACAGCAAAAAATATTCTAGACTTTGCTTGGGCGGCAGACCCAGACTATTCCGTAGAGGAATTTATTGTACCTGATGGACCGAAAGTCTATTTCGTTTATCAAAAAAATGAAAAAACCGAGTATTGGAAACAAGCCAAACCTTATGTTAATAAGTTCTTTCAAATTATGAATGCTAACTTCGGTCGCTATGTTTATCCTAGCTATTCGTTCGTTCAAGGTGGCGATGGTGGTATGGAATATGGTATGTGTACTATGATACTTGGAGAAGCCAAAAGTTTAGAAAGCCTAGTTGGGCTAATGGCTCACGAAGGTGCACACTCCTGGTATCAGCAGATGTTAGCAACTAACGAAAGTACCACACCTTGGCTAGACGAAGGTTTTACTTCTTACGCCGAAGACTTTGCTATGTATCAGCTTTTCCCTCCTAAAGAGGCTTGGCCAAACCCTTTTATAGGTGCTTTAGAGGGTTATAGAAAGTTTGTAAAAACAGGAAAAGAAGAACCTGCCGTTTGGTTTGCAGACCATCACGACGACGGCACAGCCTACTCCGTAGCTTCCTATACTAAAGGAGAGCTTTTCTTAGTGCAGCTAGGGTATATTATGGGAGAAGACCTTTTGAAGACCACACTACTAAAATACTATGATGAATGGCATCTAAAACACCCTACTGATAGAGATTTTCTCCATATTGCTCAAAAAATATCTGGTATGGATTTAAAATGGTTTAAACATTACTGGATTAACACCACCAAAACCATAGACTACGCCATAAAAGAAGTAAAGTATAACCCCAACTCTACTACCATTACTTTAGTAAACAAAGGCGGAGTTCCTATGCCTATAGATTTTGGAGTACTTACCAAAGATAAAAAAATAACTTCTTACCATATCCCATTAAATATGATGAGAACACCTAAAAAATCTGACTTTTTAGGCAATTTCACTACTTTGGATTATTGGAATTGGACTTCCTTAGAATACACTTTTGAAATACCTTTTAACAAAGAACAAATTTCCGTTCTAGGCATTGATTTTTCACAAAGATTAGCAGATGTAAATCCAGAAGATAACTTTTTAGAAGTAAAATAG
- a CDS encoding type III pantothenate kinase — MKTIVVNIGNTNIRFGLFNNEGCSLSWVINTKPYRTKDELFVQFLMHYQSYDIKPKEIDQLIIGSVVPQMTNDIVRALEKIHHLKPILVDRNTPSEVKPKSKQMGTDIYANLVAAHHLYPNKSKIIFDFGTALTASCISHSGETLGAIIAPGIITSLKSLIQDTAQLLEIELQAPKSVLGLDTVSCMQSGMVYGYLGMVEGFIERINREIGEEAFVIATGGVSHVYKPLSDKIHIADRLHTLKGLYFLGKALF, encoded by the coding sequence ATGAAAACTATTGTAGTCAACATAGGAAATACCAATATCCGTTTTGGGTTATTTAATAATGAGGGATGTAGCCTCTCGTGGGTTATTAACACTAAACCCTACCGAACTAAAGACGAACTTTTTGTTCAGTTTCTGATGCATTATCAATCTTATGACATCAAACCCAAAGAAATAGACCAACTGATAATAGGCTCCGTTGTACCACAAATGACCAACGATATTGTAAGAGCATTAGAAAAAATACACCACCTAAAACCTATTTTGGTAGATAGGAATACACCCTCTGAAGTTAAACCAAAGTCCAAACAAATGGGTACCGACATCTATGCAAATTTAGTTGCGGCTCATCATCTCTATCCTAATAAATCAAAGATAATTTTTGATTTTGGTACTGCACTCACGGCTAGTTGTATTTCTCACAGCGGCGAAACTTTGGGGGCTATTATTGCTCCTGGAATTATTACCTCTCTTAAAAGTTTAATACAAGATACTGCACAGCTCCTAGAAATAGAGCTACAAGCACCTAAATCCGTTCTAGGATTAGACACTGTGAGTTGTATGCAAAGTGGTATGGTGTATGGGTATCTAGGTATGGTAGAAGGTTTTATAGAAAGAATCAACCGAGAAATAGGAGAAGAGGCCTTTGTAATAGCTACAGGCGGCGTTTCTCATGTCTATAAGCCTTTATCAGACAAAATCCATATAGCCGATAGGCTGCATACCCTTAAAGGTCTTTATTTTCTTGGGAAAGCTCTCTTTTAA